Genomic DNA from Patescibacteria group bacterium:
ATCTTTCCTGCGGCCTCGAAGTTGAGCCTCGAGATTTAACAGGAAATGCGATAAACCGCCTACGTACCCTTTACGCCCAATAAATCCGGACAACGCTTGGGGCCCTCGTATTACCGCTGCTGCTGGCCATTTAGTAGTATTTACTAATAGCTTGGACTATATCACCACCCCGCAAACTGCGGGGTGCTCGGCATCTAATAGCAGTTTATATTCCTGATTATCAGGTACCTGCTATTACTCCCGCCAATTTATGACAGGAAGAAGTCTCTGAAGGGTTAACTATAATGAAGGTAGCTTGTATCTAAAGCAACTAACAATATACGGCTTAATAATAGACATAAATTTTATCCGGCCATCTTTACCGACATGTAAACGCGGATATCTCTTGCCTCGGCATAAAGAATTATTGATTGATGTTGTAATCCCAAAATTCTTTAGCATTGCGTCGGCAAGTTTTTTTACATCTTTAAGCGAAAAACAATTAACGGCCAGGCTGAATGCAAAATGGCTTTTGGGGCGGAAATCAAGCGTTCCGTCATCCATAAACCAAATTGCCAAAGATAATGGATCAACTAACATTTCACTAATTTGATCAGGAACTTTTTTCTTGCCAGTGTGGCTATAAAAGTCCTTCCTCAAACCCGTTAGTTCATCTATATAACGTGTTCCAAAAAACCATTGACTGCCGTCTTTTCTCATGTTCGGTTCGCTCTTGCATAAATTTTTCAATTCATTATAGAGCCACCAAACATATTCCTTATTTTTTTGGCATTGCTTTATTTGCAATCTGGTTCCCTGGTATCCGTTAAAATCAAGATATCCATCGCCTAAAATACTTCCGATAATAATTGACTTTTGTCGCTTAGATAAGCTAATTTTCATTCTTCTATTATAGCAACTTCCCTGCTGATTGTCTAACCGCTAGGCAACAGACTATTTGCGATTAGAGTTTCCAGCATATAAGCCGAGTTCACCCTTAATGTTTCCATTAAGGCGCGCACTCTAGTAATACGAACGTTACTGCTAACAATTGCATATACGAGGTTAGCAGCCCCTTATTCCCTTGGTACCGTCATAGATTCGTCCCAAAGAAAAGCAGTTTACACCCCGAAGAGCTTCTTCCTGCACGCGGCGTCGCTCCCTCAGCCTTTCGGCCATTGGGGAAGATTCTTGACTGCAGCCTCCCGTAGGAGTCTGGGCAGTGTCTCAGTCCCAGTGAGCCGGGCCATGCTCTCACACCCGGTACCCGTCGTAGCCTTGGTGAGCTTTTACCTCACCAACTAGCTGATAGGGCATAGGCCTTTCTTGAGGCGATAAATCTTTAAATGAGAATGACTTGTGTCCCCTCATTTCCATCGCGTATTATCCAGCCTTTCGGCTGATTATCCGCGACCTCAAGGTAAGTTACCAATGTGTTACTCTCCCGTTTGCCATGGGTCTAAACCCATTCGACTTGCATGCCTTAGACACGCCGCCAGCGTTCGTCCTGAGCCAGGATCAAACTCTCAAAAAGTTTCGAGATTGCTCTCGAGTATTGAGTAATTATGATTAGCTCAATTTTATGTTTTGTTTTGGTTTGAACCCCGCATTTGCGGGGCTCGGAATAGTACGTGAATTGGCGCCTGTTAGCACCAAAACTTTCTGAACTCGGATTTTTGGTCGACTAACCGAATTCAGGACCACTATATTTTGTTTTGCTTTTCTCGCTGCTACGTGAGAAAGCAAAACCTTACCTACTTGGTATGAAAGAATCAACCTTTGATCCTTTATTTGTTAAAGTGCGAAGACAGTTAAAAAACAGGGACATTGTTCTTTCCAATATCACTGTTTGGAATCTAACTGAATTTTACGAAATCTTACTTAATAATAATCCATTCTTTCTGTCCTGTCAAGCGAAAACAAAATGCTTGCTTTTATCTTGCTTTTATCGTATCATTATGATATGATTAAAATAGTAAAATGATACGATTATGAATAAATTAACCGCAAAACAGGAAAAAATCATTAATATTTTCCTCAAAAATGAAAAACTCCAATCTTCTGAATTGCACCGGGAGCTGAATGCCGAAGGAGAAAATGTGTCCCTGATAACCGTTAAAAGAGCCTTATCAGAACTGGCGCAAATTGGGTTTTTAGAATTATCGGGCCGGGGACGCTCCACTGTCTATGAGATAAGCGTTCGCGGACGAGTTTTGGCCAATGTCAACGCTAAACAATATATAGATGCAGAGCCCGACAAGCGTTATGGATTGAATCGGTATAACTTCCGTTTGTTTCCCGATTTTCCGGCTGACATATTTACGGAAGAAGAATTAAATAGACTAGATGCCGCTACCCAGGAGTTCAAAAAGAGAACTGCAGGATTATCCGTTGCTCTCCAAAAAAAGGAGCTGGAACGCCTGGTCATTGAGCTGTCCTGGAAATCTTCAAAAATTGAAGGCAATACCTACACGCTCCTGGACACTGAAAAATTAATTTTAGAAAATAAGGAAGCGTCCGGTCATGCGAAGAATGAGGCGCGGATGATTTTGAATCATAAAGACGCCTTTTACTATATCCGTGCCCATGCCCATAAATTCAAGACTATCACCAGAAAAAATTTGGAAGATCTTCATTCGGTCATTATTAAAGGCTTGAGGGTGAAATCCGGTTTTAGGACAAGCTCGGTCGGTGTTACTGGATCAATTTACCGGCCACTGGATAACATCTACCAGCTCGCTGAAGCTGTAGAGGATTTGTCAAAAGCCGTCTCCAAATGCAAAACGCC
This window encodes:
- a CDS encoding Fic family protein, which gives rise to MNKLTAKQEKIINIFLKNEKLQSSELHRELNAEGENVSLITVKRALSELAQIGFLELSGRGRSTVYEISVRGRVLANVNAKQYIDAEPDKRYGLNRYNFRLFPDFPADIFTEEELNRLDAATQEFKKRTAGLSVALQKKELERLVIELSWKSSKIEGNTYTLLDTEKLILENKEASGHAKNEARMILNHKDAFYYIRAHAHKFKTITRKNLEDLHSVIIKGLRVKSGFRTSSVGVTGSIYRPLDNIYQLAEAVEDLSKAVSKCKTPYAKALLALAGLSYIQPFEDGNKRTARMMANALLVSHSLAPLSYRSVDEEEYKSAVLAFYELNSILPMKKIFIEQYEFAAENYAVKTV